In Acidimicrobiia bacterium, one genomic interval encodes:
- a CDS encoding MaoC family dehydratase: MSRVARRTLVITEELIRRYSRRGNYHSEAGTAAELGLPGLVAQGTQVTGPAYGLLLDEWGEDFLAHGSLDVKFVGVTLADDTVTAVVTTDGDAATIEVRNATRAAPAVAGDARRS, encoded by the coding sequence GTGAGTCGTGTCGCGCGGCGCACGCTCGTCATCACCGAGGAGCTGATCCGCCGCTACTCGCGCCGCGGCAACTACCACAGCGAGGCGGGCACCGCGGCCGAGCTCGGGCTCCCGGGGCTCGTCGCGCAGGGCACGCAGGTGACGGGTCCCGCGTACGGTCTGCTGCTCGACGAGTGGGGCGAGGACTTCCTCGCGCACGGCTCGCTCGACGTGAAGTTCGTCGGCGTCACGCTCGCCGACGACACCGTCACCGCGGTCGTGACCACCGACGGCGACGCCGCGACGATCGAGGTCCGCAACGCCACCCGCGCCGCTCCCGCCGTCGCCGGGGACGCTCGCCGTTCTTAG
- the argC gene encoding N-acetyl-gamma-glutamyl-phosphate reductase — translation MAYRAGVVGASGYTGVELLRLLVGHPEIDAVHVTADSNAGRSVTELFPSLAAAYGGLELAPFAPVDLAGLDVVFLALPHGESQRVAAAVLAQVPHVVDLGADFRVPAAVYEQWHGSPHTAPELLDEFAYGLVELNRPEITTRAHAANPGCYATAVSLALAPLLASGLVEPHGIVADAASGVSGAGRKLKATNLFSEVDEDFTAYGLLTHFHTAEMQETLTRAHGAPVSLLFTPHLVPMTRGILATCYARPAQGGLSTPRLLDHYRDAYASEPFVQVVDESPHTKATTGSNSVHVTVRFDERTGTVVAIAAEDNLVKGASGQAIQNANLLLGLPETLGLPTVGLFP, via the coding sequence ATGGCGTATAGAGCGGGGGTCGTCGGGGCCTCGGGCTACACCGGGGTCGAGTTGCTGCGGCTGCTCGTCGGCCACCCCGAGATCGACGCGGTGCACGTCACGGCCGACTCGAACGCCGGTCGTTCCGTCACCGAGCTGTTCCCGTCGCTGGCCGCGGCCTACGGCGGCCTGGAGCTCGCGCCGTTCGCGCCCGTCGACCTCGCGGGCCTCGACGTCGTGTTCCTCGCGCTGCCGCACGGTGAGTCGCAGCGGGTCGCGGCCGCGGTGCTGGCGCAGGTGCCGCACGTCGTCGACCTCGGCGCCGACTTCCGCGTGCCGGCCGCGGTCTACGAGCAGTGGCACGGCTCACCGCACACCGCACCCGAGCTGCTCGACGAGTTCGCGTACGGCCTCGTCGAGCTGAACCGGCCGGAGATCACGACCCGCGCGCACGCGGCGAATCCCGGTTGCTACGCGACCGCGGTGAGCCTCGCGCTCGCGCCGCTGCTCGCGAGCGGGTTGGTGGAGCCGCACGGCATCGTCGCCGACGCGGCATCGGGTGTGTCCGGCGCGGGCCGCAAGCTGAAGGCGACGAACCTCTTCAGCGAGGTCGACGAGGACTTCACCGCGTACGGACTCCTCACCCACTTCCACACCGCGGAGATGCAGGAGACGCTGACGCGCGCGCACGGTGCGCCGGTCTCGCTGCTGTTCACTCCGCACCTCGTCCCGATGACGCGCGGCATTCTCGCAACCTGTTACGCGCGCCCGGCGCAGGGCGGCCTCTCGACGCCGCGGCTGCTCGACCATTACCGCGATGCCTACGCGTCGGAGCCGTTCGTGCAAGTGGTCGACGAGTCGCCGCACACGAAGGCGACGACCGGCTCGAACTCGGTGCACGTCACCGTGCGGTTCGACGAGCGCACGGGCACGGTCGTCGCCATCGCGGCGGAGGACAACCTCGTGAAGGGCGCGTCGGGCCAGGCGATCCAGAACGCCAACCTGCTGCTCGGCCTGCCGGAGACGCTCGGCCTCCCGACCGTCGGACTGTTCCCGTGA
- the hisG gene encoding ATP phosphoribosyltransferase codes for MLRLVLPKGSLEKATLQLFEDADLPVVRSSDVDYRATIDDPRVVDVRILRPQEIPRYVANGLFDVGITGRDWIEETGAEVTTLTELHYSKATARPIKMVLAVAGDSPWTRVESLPVGVRVHTEYPELTRRFLEKHGVQAEVSLSYGATEAKIPEIADAVVEITETGRALRAAGLTILDTILVSYTELIANPLAYADVEKRRAMEQLQTLLAGALEARGRVLVKLNVDEANLDAVIEILPSMKSPTVSKLFGADAYAVETVVPKAEINILIPALKDAGATGIIELPISKIVA; via the coding sequence ATGTTGCGACTCGTACTGCCGAAGGGCTCCCTCGAGAAGGCCACGCTCCAACTCTTCGAGGACGCCGACCTCCCGGTCGTGCGCTCGTCCGACGTCGACTACCGCGCCACCATCGACGACCCGCGCGTCGTCGACGTCCGCATCCTGCGCCCGCAGGAGATCCCGCGCTACGTGGCGAACGGGCTCTTCGACGTCGGCATCACCGGCCGGGACTGGATCGAGGAGACCGGCGCCGAGGTCACGACGCTCACCGAGCTCCACTACTCGAAGGCGACGGCCCGCCCGATCAAGATGGTCCTCGCGGTCGCGGGCGACTCGCCGTGGACGCGGGTCGAGTCGCTGCCGGTGGGTGTGCGCGTGCACACCGAGTATCCCGAGCTGACCCGCCGCTTCCTCGAGAAGCACGGCGTGCAGGCGGAGGTCTCGCTGTCGTACGGCGCGACGGAGGCGAAGATCCCCGAGATCGCCGACGCGGTCGTGGAGATCACCGAGACCGGCCGCGCGCTGCGCGCCGCGGGTCTCACGATCCTCGACACGATCCTCGTCTCGTACACCGAGCTCATCGCCAACCCCCTCGCGTACGCCGACGTCGAGAAGCGCCGCGCGATGGAGCAACTCCAGACGCTGCTCGCGGGTGCGCTCGAAGCGCGCGGCCGGGTGCTCGTGAAGCTCAATGTCGACGAGGCGAACCTCGACGCGGTGATCGAGATCCTGCCGTCGATGAAGTCGCCGACGGTGTCGAAGCTGTTCGGCGCCGACGCCTACGCGGTCGAGACCGTCGTGCCGAAGGCGGAGATCAACATCCTCATCCCCGCGCTCAAGGACGCCGGCGCGACCGGGATCATCGAGCTGCCGATCTCCAAGATCGTCGCGTGA
- the pheT gene encoding phenylalanine--tRNA ligase subunit beta, protein MRAPLSWIREFTPVAEPASVIAEALDNLGLEVEEMDAPGAEIGGVIVARIVEVLDHPNADKLRLADVDTGDGVVRVVCGAPNIEAGMTVPLATVGGTLPGGIELTRRKIRGEVSEGMLCSARELGLGDDHAGILAIDADAPLGTDVREALGLDDVVFDLKITPNRPDAMGIVGIARDLAAHFGLPFTAPAFADVDAVESLDGATAVVEAADRCPRLVVRRATVTMGESPAWMQRRLRLAGMRPISTVVDVTNYVMLERCRPLHAFDLGRLAGGGLLVRLAKAGERMTTLDGVERTLHPDDLLICDAERAPQAIAGIMGGRDSEVDDSTREILIESAYFAPSGISASAKRLGLRSEASARFERGIDPNGCASGAARAIELLEEVASAHAVVGVIDRYPTPIERPRITVRAARVNAILGTDLAPTVMHDLLRPLAIDIEPADDTFVAVAPTDRPDLEREIDIIEEVGRRFGLNNIVRTVPTSPTVGRLTRAQHERRLVADVLVGAGLCEAFTLPLVAPADLQGAGFSATELVELENPLRAEESVLRPALLPGLLAALGTNVARSNADAALFELGVVFGAPGDGALLPDERDRLGVAATGRVRERPFAPDRDLEPADAVAWLEAVADALRIADLRLVAGGGAGFDRARSARVVVDGVEAGSVGAVAADAAAYFGVPAAIGIELDLASLLGARRREPIARPVSRFQSAGVDLAFVLPESVPAAEVLATLRAAGGELLESVSVFDAFRSDAIGAGRVSLAFALRFRSPDRTLTDAEVATARQAAIDAVVGAHGAELRG, encoded by the coding sequence ATGCGCGCACCCCTGTCCTGGATCCGCGAGTTCACGCCGGTCGCCGAGCCGGCGAGCGTCATCGCGGAAGCGCTCGACAACCTCGGGCTCGAAGTCGAGGAGATGGACGCGCCCGGCGCCGAGATCGGCGGCGTGATCGTGGCGCGCATCGTCGAGGTGCTCGACCACCCGAACGCCGACAAGCTTCGCCTCGCCGACGTCGACACCGGCGACGGCGTCGTGCGCGTCGTGTGTGGCGCGCCGAACATCGAAGCGGGCATGACCGTGCCGCTCGCGACCGTCGGCGGCACGCTGCCGGGCGGCATCGAGCTCACGCGGCGCAAGATCCGCGGCGAGGTGTCGGAAGGGATGCTCTGCTCGGCGCGCGAGCTCGGCCTCGGCGACGACCACGCGGGCATCCTCGCGATCGACGCTGACGCGCCGCTCGGCACCGACGTGCGCGAAGCACTCGGCCTCGACGACGTCGTGTTCGACCTCAAGATCACGCCGAACCGCCCCGACGCGATGGGCATCGTCGGCATCGCCCGCGACCTCGCCGCGCATTTCGGGCTGCCGTTCACCGCGCCCGCGTTCGCCGACGTCGACGCGGTCGAGTCGCTCGACGGAGCGACCGCGGTCGTCGAAGCCGCCGATCGCTGCCCGCGCCTCGTCGTGCGGCGCGCGACGGTGACGATGGGGGAATCGCCGGCGTGGATGCAGCGACGTTTGCGGCTCGCAGGGATGCGGCCGATCAGCACCGTCGTCGACGTCACGAACTACGTGATGCTCGAGCGCTGCCGGCCGCTGCACGCGTTCGATCTCGGTCGCCTCGCGGGCGGGGGTCTGCTCGTTCGCCTCGCGAAGGCGGGGGAGCGGATGACGACGCTCGATGGCGTCGAGCGCACGCTCCATCCCGACGATCTCTTGATCTGCGATGCCGAGCGCGCGCCACAGGCGATCGCCGGGATCATGGGCGGTCGCGACTCCGAGGTCGACGACTCGACGCGCGAGATCCTCATCGAGTCCGCCTACTTCGCGCCGTCCGGAATCTCCGCGAGCGCGAAGCGGCTCGGTCTGCGATCGGAGGCGAGCGCGCGATTCGAGCGGGGCATCGATCCCAACGGCTGCGCGTCGGGCGCGGCGCGTGCGATCGAGCTCCTGGAGGAGGTCGCGAGCGCGCACGCCGTCGTGGGCGTCATCGATCGCTACCCGACGCCGATCGAGCGGCCGCGGATCACGGTTCGCGCCGCGCGTGTCAACGCGATCCTCGGCACCGACCTCGCGCCCACGGTCATGCACGATCTGTTGCGGCCGCTCGCCATCGACATCGAGCCGGCGGACGACACGTTCGTCGCGGTCGCGCCGACCGATCGCCCCGACCTCGAGCGCGAGATCGACATCATCGAGGAGGTCGGTCGCCGCTTCGGGCTCAACAACATCGTGCGCACAGTGCCGACGAGCCCCACGGTGGGCCGGCTCACCCGCGCGCAGCACGAGCGGCGCCTCGTCGCCGACGTGCTCGTCGGCGCGGGTCTGTGCGAGGCCTTCACGCTGCCGCTCGTCGCGCCCGCCGACTTGCAGGGCGCGGGATTCTCCGCCACCGAGCTGGTCGAGCTGGAGAACCCGCTGCGCGCCGAGGAGTCGGTGCTGCGGCCCGCGCTGCTGCCCGGCCTGCTCGCGGCGCTGGGTACGAACGTCGCGCGCTCCAACGCCGACGCCGCGCTGTTCGAGCTCGGTGTCGTGTTCGGCGCGCCCGGCGACGGCGCGCTCCTTCCGGACGAACGCGACCGGCTCGGTGTCGCCGCGACCGGCAGGGTGCGCGAGCGCCCCTTCGCACCCGACCGGGACCTCGAGCCCGCCGACGCGGTGGCGTGGCTCGAAGCGGTCGCCGACGCGTTGCGGATCGCCGACCTCCGGCTCGTCGCCGGCGGCGGCGCCGGTTTCGATCGGGCGCGGAGCGCGCGCGTCGTGGTCGACGGTGTCGAGGCCGGGAGTGTCGGTGCGGTCGCTGCTGACGCGGCCGCGTACTTCGGCGTGCCCGCCGCGATCGGGATCGAGCTCGACCTCGCGTCGCTGCTCGGCGCGCGCCGGCGCGAGCCGATCGCCCGTCCGGTGTCGCGCTTCCAGAGCGCGGGGGTCGACCTCGCGTTCGTCCTCCCCGAGTCGGTACCCGCGGCGGAGGTGCTCGCGACGTTGCGCGCGGCCGGCGGTGAGCTGCTCGAGAGCGTTTCGGTGTTCGACGCGTTCCGTTCCGACGCGATCGGCGCGGGCCGCGTGAGCCTCGCGTTCGCACTGCGGTTCCGCTCGCCCGACCGCACGCTCACCGACGCCGAGGTCGCGACCGCGCGCCAGGCCGCGATCGACGCGGTCGTCGGCGCGCACGGCGCCGAGCTGCGCGGGTGA
- the rpmI gene encoding 50S ribosomal protein L35, with translation MPKMKTHRGAAKRFTVTGTGKIRRRKAFRDHLLEHKPTKRTRRLGRLAEVTGGDARHVKKMLGR, from the coding sequence ATGCCCAAGATGAAGACGCACCGCGGCGCCGCCAAGCGCTTCACGGTGACCGGCACCGGCAAGATCCGGCGTCGCAAGGCGTTCCGTGACCACCTGCTCGAGCACAAGCCGACGAAGCGGACCCGCAGGCTCGGCCGTCTGGCCGAGGTGACCGGCGGCGACGCGCGGCACGTCAAGAAGATGCTGGGACGGTAG
- a CDS encoding thioesterase family protein has protein sequence MSAAIEAFVHRIRVRYAEVDGQGVVFNAHWLTYFDDSCTRFMSGLGFGPNFWIKEFDVMLVKAVVEWLGPAGFDDWIDVEVVPARLGTKSFDVSYRASVDGRDVCRATITYCAVRPGLNEPFPIPDPVRAALEARMPA, from the coding sequence GTGAGCGCCGCGATCGAAGCGTTCGTCCACCGCATCCGCGTCCGCTACGCCGAGGTCGACGGTCAGGGCGTCGTCTTCAATGCGCACTGGCTCACGTACTTCGACGACTCGTGCACTCGCTTCATGTCGGGCCTCGGGTTCGGCCCGAACTTCTGGATCAAGGAGTTCGACGTCATGCTCGTGAAGGCCGTCGTCGAATGGCTCGGGCCCGCGGGCTTCGACGACTGGATCGACGTCGAGGTCGTGCCGGCGCGGCTCGGTACGAAGTCGTTCGACGTCTCGTACCGCGCGTCGGTCGACGGTCGCGACGTCTGCCGCGCCACGATCACCTACTGCGCGGTGCGGCCGGGCCTCAACGAGCCGTTCCCGATCCCCGACCCCGTGCGCGCCGCCCTCGAAGCGCGGATGCCCGCCTAA
- the argJ gene encoding bifunctional glutamate N-acetyltransferase/amino-acid acetyltransferase ArgJ: MSITAAEGFVAGGGAIGIKESGAPDVAIVATADHEPVAAAAVFTTNLACAAPVQVSREHLSDGRAAAIILSSGNANAATGEAGRANARRMCELTGEALGIATGDVLVCSTGLIGIPMPMDVVEIGVPKVAGALRAGAEGAAQAATAMLTTDTVRKEAVAAFARGTVGGMAKGAAMLSPAMATMLAVLTTDAPVEPPVLRRALADAVALSFDRLCVDGCRSTNDTVAVLASGRAGGAPLESRDDVRALTDAMAEVCSSLAEQMARDAEGANKFVRIVVTGARSDADALIAARAIAASQLVQCSLHGNDPYWGRVLSEIGASGAHCDPERVDISYGEVTVCRDGIACEHDVAKLAGAMEAHDVTVHSELHLGHGEATILTTDLSPAYIAENMRTS, encoded by the coding sequence GTGAGCATCACCGCGGCCGAGGGCTTCGTCGCCGGTGGTGGCGCGATCGGCATCAAGGAGAGCGGCGCGCCCGACGTCGCGATCGTCGCGACGGCCGATCACGAGCCGGTTGCCGCGGCGGCCGTGTTCACCACGAACCTCGCGTGCGCGGCGCCGGTACAGGTCTCGCGTGAGCACCTGAGCGACGGCCGTGCGGCCGCAATCATCCTCTCGAGCGGCAACGCGAACGCCGCCACGGGTGAGGCCGGCCGCGCCAACGCGCGCCGCATGTGCGAGCTCACCGGCGAGGCGCTCGGGATCGCGACGGGCGACGTGCTCGTGTGCTCGACCGGTCTCATCGGGATCCCGATGCCGATGGACGTCGTCGAGATCGGCGTTCCGAAGGTCGCGGGCGCGCTGCGCGCCGGCGCGGAGGGCGCCGCGCAGGCCGCGACCGCGATGCTCACGACCGACACCGTGCGCAAGGAAGCGGTCGCCGCGTTCGCGCGCGGCACCGTCGGCGGTATGGCCAAGGGCGCGGCGATGCTGTCGCCGGCGATGGCGACGATGCTCGCGGTGCTGACGACCGACGCACCGGTCGAGCCGCCGGTGTTGCGGCGCGCGCTCGCCGATGCGGTCGCGCTGAGCTTCGACCGGCTCTGCGTCGACGGCTGCCGGAGCACGAACGACACGGTCGCGGTGCTCGCGTCGGGACGGGCCGGCGGCGCGCCCCTCGAAAGTCGCGACGACGTGCGCGCGCTCACCGACGCGATGGCCGAGGTCTGCTCGTCGCTCGCGGAGCAGATGGCGCGCGACGCCGAGGGCGCGAACAAGTTCGTCCGCATCGTCGTGACCGGCGCGCGATCGGACGCCGACGCGCTGATCGCGGCGCGCGCGATTGCCGCGTCGCAGCTCGTCCAGTGCTCACTGCACGGAAACGATCCGTACTGGGGTCGCGTGCTGTCGGAGATCGGAGCCAGCGGCGCGCACTGCGATCCCGAGCGCGTCGACATCTCGTACGGCGAGGTCACCGTCTGCCGCGACGGCATCGCGTGCGAGCACGACGTCGCGAAGCTCGCAGGAGCGATGGAAGCGCACGACGTCACCGTCCACTCCGAGCTGCACCTCGGGCACGGCGAGGCCACGATCCTCACCACCGACCTGTCGCCGGCGTACATCGCCGAGAACATGAGGACGTCGTGA
- a CDS encoding cold shock domain-containing protein, with the protein MNAAVTEHDRAGAVEAFDADRGIGVVVDEGGEHFAFHCTAIADGTRDIAVGTRVKFAVTPGLGRWEASAVTPA; encoded by the coding sequence GTGAACGCGGCAGTCACCGAACACGACCGCGCCGGCGCGGTCGAGGCGTTCGACGCAGACCGCGGTATCGGCGTGGTCGTCGACGAGGGCGGCGAGCACTTCGCGTTCCACTGCACCGCGATCGCCGACGGCACGCGCGACATCGCCGTCGGCACGCGCGTGAAGTTCGCGGTCACCCCCGGCCTCGGCCGGTGGGAAGCATCGGCGGTCACGCCGGCCTGA
- the pheS gene encoding phenylalanine--tRNA ligase subunit alpha: MIGRDGVAAANDTVDLAQLDEIERLYLGKRAALLDVREAIKTAPVDERKVIGRAVNDAQQAIKAAIAARREALAAGGAGAPSGPAIDLTLGGRGYRRGHLHLVTQVWRELEDIFVGLGYHVFSGPEVEDDWHNFEALNFPPGHPARAMQDTLYVKLGEAEQVMLRTHTSPMQIRLMETQPLPIYSVILGRTYRRDTADARHSPVFHQIEALVVDRGITMGDLMGTIETFIRALFGDDVRTRFLPSFFPFTEPSAELSFSCPFCTTGCRVCSHTGWIELGGCGVVDPNVLVNVGVDPEEYSGFAFGFGIDRIAMMRHEIDNIQTLLWENDVRFLTQF; this comes from the coding sequence GTGATCGGACGCGACGGTGTGGCCGCCGCGAACGACACCGTCGATCTCGCGCAGCTCGACGAGATCGAGCGCCTGTACCTCGGCAAGCGCGCCGCGCTGCTCGACGTGCGCGAGGCGATCAAGACCGCGCCGGTCGACGAGCGCAAGGTCATCGGCCGCGCGGTGAACGACGCGCAGCAGGCGATCAAGGCCGCGATCGCGGCGCGACGCGAGGCGCTCGCCGCAGGAGGCGCGGGCGCGCCGAGCGGTCCCGCGATCGACCTCACGCTCGGAGGCCGCGGCTACCGCCGCGGACACCTCCACCTGGTCACCCAGGTCTGGCGCGAGCTCGAAGACATCTTCGTCGGCCTCGGCTACCACGTGTTCAGCGGACCCGAGGTCGAGGACGACTGGCACAACTTCGAGGCGCTGAACTTCCCGCCCGGCCATCCCGCGCGCGCGATGCAGGACACGTTGTACGTGAAGCTCGGCGAAGCCGAGCAGGTGATGCTGCGCACGCACACGTCGCCGATGCAGATCCGGCTGATGGAGACGCAGCCGCTGCCGATCTACTCGGTCATCCTCGGTCGTACCTACCGCCGCGACACCGCCGACGCGCGCCATTCGCCGGTCTTCCACCAGATCGAGGCGCTCGTCGTCGACCGCGGCATCACGATGGGCGACCTCATGGGCACGATCGAGACGTTCATCCGCGCGCTGTTCGGCGACGATGTGCGCACGCGATTCCTGCCGTCGTTCTTCCCGTTCACGGAGCCGTCGGCCGAGCTGTCGTTCTCGTGCCCGTTCTGCACGACCGGTTGCCGCGTGTGCTCGCACACCGGATGGATCGAGCTCGGCGGCTGCGGTGTCGTCGACCCCAACGTGCTCGTGAACGTCGGTGTCGATCCCGAGGAGTACTCGGGCTTCGCGTTCGGCTTCGGCATCGACCGCATCGCGATGATGCGGCACGAGATCGACAACATCCAGACGCTGCTCTGGGAGAACGACGTCCGCTTCCTGACGCAGTTCTGA
- the infC gene encoding translation initiation factor IF-3 — MAADDARINDRIRARQVRLIGATGEQYGVKPLPEALSMAREQGFDLVEVAANADPPVCRLMDFGKFKYEQDQRRKESRKRATNVVIKEMKFRPKIDGHDFETKMKHVERFLGEGSKVKLTIMFRGREMAHPEIGRKILERVAEMVTEFATIESAPRQDGRNMTMVLNPLRKPAKPTKAKAEPAAAAESA, encoded by the coding sequence CTGGCCGCAGACGACGCCCGCATCAACGACCGTATCCGTGCCCGCCAGGTCCGCCTCATCGGGGCCACCGGCGAGCAGTACGGCGTGAAACCCCTGCCCGAAGCGCTCTCGATGGCTCGAGAGCAGGGCTTCGATCTCGTCGAGGTTGCCGCCAACGCCGATCCTCCGGTGTGCCGGCTCATGGACTTCGGCAAGTTCAAGTACGAGCAGGACCAGCGGCGCAAGGAATCGCGCAAGCGGGCGACGAACGTCGTCATCAAGGAGATGAAGTTCCGGCCGAAGATCGACGGCCACGACTTCGAGACCAAGATGAAGCACGTCGAGCGCTTTCTCGGCGAGGGTTCGAAGGTCAAGCTCACGATCATGTTCCGGGGCCGCGAGATGGCGCACCCGGAGATCGGGCGCAAGATCCTCGAGCGGGTCGCGGAGATGGTGACCGAGTTCGCGACGATCGAGTCGGCGCCCCGACAGGACGGCCGCAACATGACGATGGTGCTCAACCCGCTGCGCAAGCCCGCCAAGCCCACCAAGGCGAAGGCGGAACCCGCGGCGGCCGCCGAGAGCGCCTGA
- the rplT gene encoding 50S ribosomal protein L20: protein MARVKRSVNGKKSRRKTLEAAKGYTGARSRHLRTANEQVMHSLRYAYRDRRARKGEFRRLWIVRINAACRENDISYSRFIAGLKAADVDVDRKVLADLAVREPVTFGALVSTAREALDAA, encoded by the coding sequence ATGGCCCGCGTGAAGCGTTCCGTCAACGGCAAGAAGAGTCGCCGCAAGACTCTCGAGGCGGCGAAGGGCTACACCGGCGCCCGTAGCCGTCACCTGCGCACCGCGAACGAGCAGGTGATGCACTCGCTGCGGTACGCGTACCGCGACCGGCGGGCGCGCAAGGGCGAGTTCCGCCGGCTCTGGATCGTGCGGATCAACGCCGCGTGCCGCGAGAACGACATCTCGTACTCGCGCTTCATCGCCGGTCTGAAGGCCGCCGACGTCGACGTCGACCGCAAGGTGCTCGCCGACCTCGCCGTGCGCGAGCCCGTGACCTTCGGCGCCCTCGTCTCGACCGCACGCGAGGCGCTCGACGCGGCTTGA
- a CDS encoding RNA methyltransferase, translating to MSPLGASHAEVRALRKLLRSRHEREVCREFVIEGPRVLAAALDHDVALTTVYASAAARGHEVVVRAEARGITVRELAVGVEDRIGDTVTPQGVFALAPLRRAPVDALDRATFVLVADRVSDPGNAGTLVRSAAASGAGAITLGVGSVDAYNPKVVRATAGALFVVPVVEGRSTPEVLDRLGGRGLRRIAANAHGGTPLDAMDLTGPVAIVVGHEVEGLGSLPVDDTVTIPMAPGTESLNLAMAATVLCFEAQRQRGLDEAQA from the coding sequence TTGAGCCCGCTCGGCGCGAGCCATGCCGAGGTTCGAGCACTGCGGAAGCTCCTGCGTTCGCGCCACGAACGTGAGGTGTGCCGCGAGTTCGTGATCGAAGGTCCGCGCGTCCTCGCGGCCGCGCTCGATCACGACGTCGCGCTCACGACGGTGTACGCGTCGGCGGCGGCGCGCGGTCACGAGGTCGTCGTGCGCGCGGAGGCGCGCGGCATCACGGTGCGCGAGCTCGCAGTCGGCGTCGAGGATCGCATCGGCGACACCGTGACCCCGCAGGGTGTGTTCGCGCTCGCGCCGCTGCGGCGCGCGCCGGTCGACGCGCTCGACCGCGCGACCTTCGTGCTCGTCGCCGATCGCGTGTCGGATCCGGGCAACGCGGGGACGCTCGTGCGCAGCGCCGCGGCATCGGGTGCGGGCGCGATCACCCTCGGTGTGGGATCGGTCGACGCCTACAATCCGAAGGTGGTGCGAGCAACGGCGGGTGCCCTCTTCGTGGTCCCCGTCGTCGAAGGCCGCTCGACGCCCGAGGTTCTCGATCGCCTCGGCGGGCGCGGGCTGCGCCGCATCGCGGCGAACGCGCACGGCGGCACCCCGCTCGATGCGATGGATCTCACCGGACCCGTGGCGATCGTGGTCGGGCACGAGGTCGAGGGGCTCGGGAGCCTGCCGGTCGACGACACCGTCACGATCCCGATGGCACCCGGTACCGAATCGCTGAACCTGGCGATGGCGGCGACCGTCCTCTGTTTCGAGGCGCAGCGCCAGCGCGGTCTCGACGAGGCGCAGGCGTGA